One window of the Macaca thibetana thibetana isolate TM-01 chromosome 13, ASM2454274v1, whole genome shotgun sequence genome contains the following:
- the LOC126934367 gene encoding uncharacterized protein LOC126934367: MDSAFTLRGGPGSGQALLEPQLRSSAGASRGRLSHSRKGRGGRSPDKGEDYLKQQDIPIICICVFSKTEVKSTEMVSPLQLLGLLLLWVPASRGDIVMTQSPAFVSVTPGEKVTITCQASEGISNYLHWYQQKPDQAPKLFIQYASQSISGVPSRFTGSGSRTDFTFTISSLEVEDAATYYCQQAISTLTLLQPKTKTSSAWLNRETEQYPVFIIFAGAVGEIIYQMPSRMAHSAELTSKSQCLILSSLLTVTFKLGEELLKITSSVSFHRCT, encoded by the exons ATGGACTCTGCCTTCACTCTGCGGGGGGGCCCTGGGTCTGGTCAAGCCCTGCTGGAGCCTCAGCTGCGCTCATCTGCAGGTGCCAGCAGAGGGCGCCTCTCACATTCACGGAAGGGGCGGGGAGGGCGTTCTCCAGACAAAGGTGAAGACTATTTAAAACAACAGGACATTCCCATAATTTGCAT ATGTGTCTTCAGCAAAACTGAAGTCAAAAGCACTGAGATGGTGTCCCCATTGCAACTCCTGGGGCTTCTGCTCCTCTGGGTTCCAG CCTCCAGAGGTGATATTGTGATGACTCAGTCTCCAGCCTTCGTCTCTGTGACTCCAGGGGAGAAAGTCACCATCACCTGCCAGGCCAGTGAGGGCATTAGCAACTACTTACACTGGTACCAGCAGAAACCAGATCAAGCCCCAAAGCTCTTCATCCAGTATGCTTCCCAGTCCATCTCAGGGGTCCCCTCGAGGTTCACTGGCAGTGGATCTAGGACAGATTTCACTTTTACCATCAGTAGCCTGGAAGTTGAAGATGCTGCAACATATTACTGTCAGCAGGCAATAAGCACCCTCACACTGCTACaacccaaaacaaaaactagctcaGCCTGGCTGAACAGAGAAACTGAGCAATATCCTGTTTTTATAATCTTTGCAGGTGCAGTTGGGGAAATAATCTACCAAATGCCGTCACGTATGGCCCATTCAGCAGAGCTGACATCCAAGAGTCAGTGCCTCATACTTTCATCTTTACTCACAGTCACTTTCAAACTAGGAGAAGAGTTGTTGAAGATtacttcttctgtttctttccatagGTGTACATAA